A window from Mycobacterium saskatchewanense encodes these proteins:
- a CDS encoding glycoside hydrolase family 15 protein — translation MSPAPELDPETSAATESPYRTDGFAALRSYAPIGDGRTVALVAEDGAIDWFPVPDLDSVPVFAALIDRPNGGRVDLTPTVPFRTERRYLPGTNVLETTFITESGRVRVTDALNIGFGGRLPWTELARRVEGLGGEVPMRWRVAPGTCLNSASPWARRTPHGRVLRAGALNLAVCLSDNVDARWTDQAASGTFTTAAHERRVIGLVASESEPLMLSSADDIDQGLDRTIELWCNWSGQFEYTGSWEEEVRRSVLMLKLLIFSPTGAIAAAATTSLPERFSGGKNWDYRFAWVRDTAYTLGALRRFGIREETHSAVTWLLRTVRRHGPEVGVFYRLDGSSPDPVTEYEAAGWRGIGPVVTGNRADGQLQLSIFADLFDTVRLYVDSGHVLDTETGHLLAGFADRACDAWRHRDSGMWELQRREHYTSSKLGCWQALRCAVYLAEIGQIPGDPHRWADEAERIRDWVQRRCWSEGLGSYEWYPGSGKLDTSILLHAGSGFDRGPRMSATIDALRRELGSGPLLFRFSGARDDEHEGAFVACGFWAISALHHVGRTDEARDLMKELVGLTNDVGVLPEMIGAEDGAFMGNLPQGLSHLAMIGAALDLQS, via the coding sequence GTGTCCCCCGCCCCGGAGCTAGATCCCGAAACGTCGGCGGCGACCGAGTCCCCTTATCGCACAGATGGTTTCGCCGCGTTGCGCAGCTACGCGCCGATCGGCGACGGCCGCACCGTGGCGCTGGTCGCCGAAGACGGCGCGATCGACTGGTTCCCGGTCCCGGACCTCGATTCCGTGCCGGTTTTCGCCGCGCTCATCGACCGCCCGAACGGGGGGCGGGTGGACCTCACCCCGACCGTGCCGTTTCGCACCGAGCGCCGCTACCTGCCGGGAACGAACGTCCTCGAGACCACCTTCATCACCGAGTCCGGGCGCGTGCGGGTGACCGACGCGCTGAACATCGGCTTCGGCGGCCGATTGCCCTGGACCGAGCTGGCGCGGCGGGTGGAGGGCCTCGGCGGCGAGGTCCCGATGCGCTGGCGGGTCGCTCCCGGCACGTGCCTGAACTCCGCGTCGCCCTGGGCGCGGCGAACCCCCCACGGTCGGGTGCTTCGGGCCGGCGCACTGAATCTGGCGGTCTGCCTGTCGGACAATGTGGATGCGCGATGGACCGACCAGGCGGCATCGGGAACGTTCACGACCGCGGCGCATGAACGCCGCGTGATCGGCCTCGTCGCCTCGGAATCCGAGCCGCTGATGCTGTCGTCGGCCGATGACATCGATCAAGGACTGGACAGGACGATCGAACTCTGGTGCAACTGGTCGGGCCAGTTCGAGTACACCGGATCCTGGGAGGAAGAGGTGCGCCGCAGCGTGCTGATGCTGAAGCTGCTCATTTTCAGCCCGACGGGCGCGATCGCGGCGGCCGCCACCACGTCGCTGCCCGAACGCTTTTCGGGCGGTAAGAATTGGGATTACCGTTTCGCGTGGGTGCGCGACACCGCGTATACGCTAGGCGCGTTGCGCCGCTTCGGGATTCGCGAGGAGACGCATTCGGCGGTCACCTGGCTGCTGCGGACCGTCCGCCGCCATGGTCCGGAAGTCGGAGTGTTCTATCGCCTCGACGGGTCGTCGCCCGACCCCGTCACCGAGTACGAGGCGGCAGGCTGGCGCGGAATCGGCCCCGTCGTGACCGGAAACCGCGCCGACGGCCAACTGCAGCTGAGCATCTTCGCCGACCTGTTCGACACCGTTCGGCTCTACGTCGACAGCGGCCACGTGCTGGATACCGAAACCGGCCACCTACTGGCTGGTTTCGCCGACCGCGCCTGCGACGCCTGGCGGCACCGCGACTCGGGCATGTGGGAGTTGCAGCGGCGCGAGCACTACACGTCGTCCAAACTCGGTTGCTGGCAAGCCCTTCGGTGCGCGGTGTATCTCGCCGAGATCGGCCAGATTCCCGGCGATCCGCACCGGTGGGCCGACGAGGCGGAGCGGATCCGCGACTGGGTGCAACGACGCTGCTGGTCCGAGGGACTGGGCAGCTACGAGTGGTATCCGGGCAGCGGCAAGCTCGACACCTCGATCCTGCTACACGCCGGCAGCGGCTTCGACCGCGGTCCCCGGATGTCGGCGACCATCGACGCGCTGCGCCGCGAATTAGGCAGCGGGCCATTGCTTTTCCGCTTCAGCGGGGCGCGCGATGACGAACACGAGGGCGCGTTCGTCGCATGTGGGTTCTGGGCCATCTCCGCGTTGCATCACGTCGGCAGGACCGACGAGGCGCGTGATCTGATGAAAGAGCTCGTCGGGCTCACCAACGACGTCGGCGTGCTGCCCGAGATGATCGGGGCGGAAGACGGCGCGTTCATGGGGAACCTGCCGCAGGGCCTGAGCCACCTGGCAAT
- a CDS encoding LLM class F420-dependent oxidoreductase, producing the protein MTKIGYFLSCEQYSPKELVDQAKRAEAAGFDALWISDHFHPWNDEQGQSPFVWGVIGALSQVTSLPVSTAVTCPTIRTHPAIIAQASATAAVQLDGRFVLGVGSGEALNEHILGDPWPSVGVRQEMLEEAVEIIRLLHRGGEVSHHGKHYEVQEARIYTRPEQPLPIYVSGFGPQAAELAGRLGDGYVLVTPEAELVKTFRESGGGDKPVQAGMKVSWDEDADAALEAAHRLWGNDALPGQSAQTLPRPKDFAALMSLVTPDQIAESIASGPDPDMHVARVRKYLDADIDEVYVQQVGPDIEGFFATYERDVLPQLRG; encoded by the coding sequence ATGACCAAGATCGGATACTTTCTGTCCTGCGAGCAGTACAGCCCGAAGGAACTCGTGGACCAGGCCAAGCGCGCGGAGGCGGCCGGGTTCGACGCGCTGTGGATCTCCGACCACTTCCATCCCTGGAACGACGAGCAGGGGCAGAGCCCCTTCGTGTGGGGCGTGATCGGTGCCCTTTCTCAGGTGACGTCGCTGCCCGTCAGCACCGCCGTCACGTGCCCCACCATCAGGACCCACCCGGCGATCATCGCGCAGGCCTCGGCCACCGCGGCGGTCCAGCTCGACGGCCGCTTCGTGCTCGGGGTCGGCAGCGGCGAGGCACTCAACGAACACATCCTGGGCGATCCCTGGCCGTCGGTGGGTGTGCGCCAGGAAATGCTGGAGGAGGCGGTGGAGATCATCCGGCTGCTGCACCGCGGCGGCGAGGTGAGCCACCACGGGAAGCACTACGAAGTGCAGGAGGCGCGCATCTACACGCGGCCCGAGCAGCCCTTGCCCATTTATGTTTCAGGGTTCGGTCCGCAGGCGGCGGAGCTCGCGGGACGCCTCGGCGACGGGTACGTCCTGGTGACGCCCGAGGCCGAGTTGGTGAAGACCTTCCGGGAGTCCGGCGGCGGGGACAAGCCCGTGCAGGCCGGCATGAAGGTCAGCTGGGACGAGGACGCCGACGCGGCCCTCGAGGCGGCGCATCGGTTGTGGGGCAACGATGCGCTGCCCGGCCAATCGGCGCAGACGCTGCCGCGGCCCAAGGACTTCGCCGCGCTGATGTCTCTCGTCACGCCCGACCAGATTGCCGAGAGCATCGCCAGCGGGCCGGACCCCGACATGCACGTCGCGCGGGTGCGCAAGTACCTCGACGCCGACATCGACGAGGTCTACGTGCAGCAGGTCGGGCCGGATATCGAGGGTTTCTTCGCGACGTACGAGCGCGACGTGCTGCCCCAGCTGCGCGGCTGA
- a CDS encoding nitroreductase family protein, whose protein sequence is MELYDVMRTVFAAREFTDDPVPDEVLARIFDNARFAPSGGNRQGAHVTVVRDAAARRRLADLGKAAARRYSAQVQAGENPWNPVHPTGVPQDVIDHTEIPEAFVASIAEAPVVLVFSVDLGVVAALDQDLDRIGVAGGASIYPLVWNVLLAARNEGYGGTITTMAIAEEDQVRQLLGIPDPHAVAAIVPIGKPVRQLTRLRRRPVGEFVTRDRFDGPAFEG, encoded by the coding sequence ATGGAGCTATACGACGTCATGCGAACGGTGTTCGCGGCGCGCGAATTCACCGATGACCCGGTGCCCGACGAGGTGTTGGCGCGGATCTTCGACAACGCCCGGTTCGCGCCCAGCGGCGGCAACCGGCAGGGCGCCCACGTCACGGTGGTGCGCGACGCGGCGGCCCGCCGCCGGCTCGCCGATCTGGGCAAGGCCGCCGCGCGCCGTTACTCCGCCCAGGTGCAGGCGGGCGAAAACCCTTGGAACCCGGTGCATCCCACCGGGGTTCCGCAGGACGTCATCGATCACACCGAAATCCCGGAGGCATTCGTCGCGTCGATCGCCGAAGCGCCCGTGGTGCTTGTCTTCTCGGTCGACCTCGGCGTCGTCGCGGCCCTCGATCAGGACCTGGACCGCATCGGAGTGGCCGGCGGGGCATCGATATATCCGCTGGTGTGGAACGTCCTGCTGGCCGCCCGCAACGAGGGCTACGGAGGGACCATCACGACCATGGCCATCGCGGAGGAGGACCAGGTTCGGCAACTGCTGGGGATTCCCGACCCGCACGCGGTCGCCGCGATCGTCCCGATCGGCAAACCCGTGCGGCAGCTGACCAGGCTGCGCCGCCGGCCCGTGGGAGAGTTCGTCACCCGCGATCGCTTCGACGGCCCGGCGTTCGAGGGCTGA
- a CDS encoding Hsp70 family protein encodes MRVGIDFGTTHTVVAAVDRGNYPVVSFDGFGGLDAWPSIIAANAAGELRFGADAAAVRHDPQWSVLRSFKRLLNDAGPQTQVNLAGRDHRLSDLLTGFLTHLRSDLARRSNAGLAPGEEVEAAISVPANASSAQRLLTLDAFLAAGFHVAALLNEPSAASLEYAHRYRNTITAKREYVLVYDLGGGTFDASLLRMTGHAHEVVVSEGVQRLGGDDFDEAILDLVASRSGLHDLDPAARDLLKEECAARKEAVGPQTRRFLVDLTGVAGADRAPFSCAVDDVYAVCAPLVDRTVTLLDRVLREPTPGGRDVSWSEVAGIYVVGGAGSFPLVSRMLRTTFGEKRVKRSPHPFAATAIGLAVFLDKEAGYALSERFSRNFGVFREAQAGAGVVFDPIVSKDAALPADGRTPLVVKRTYRAAHNIGHFRFVECSRLVNGRPDGDVTPYDPVLFPFDPALYDREDLKRQPVGRWKDGPDVEERYVIAPTGAVEVTLTTQPAGFKRTFRLERCASASG; translated from the coding sequence ATGAGAGTCGGTATCGACTTCGGCACCACCCACACCGTCGTCGCGGCCGTCGACCGCGGCAACTATCCCGTCGTATCCTTCGACGGCTTCGGAGGCCTGGACGCGTGGCCCTCGATCATCGCCGCCAATGCCGCCGGCGAGTTGCGCTTCGGCGCGGACGCCGCCGCGGTCCGCCACGACCCACAGTGGTCGGTGCTCAGATCGTTCAAGCGCCTCCTCAACGACGCGGGCCCGCAGACCCAGGTGAACCTCGCCGGCCGCGACCATCGGCTGAGCGACCTTCTCACCGGCTTTCTGACCCACCTCAGAAGTGACCTGGCGCGCCGCTCGAACGCCGGCCTGGCGCCGGGCGAAGAGGTCGAGGCCGCGATCAGCGTGCCGGCCAACGCCTCCAGCGCCCAGCGCCTGCTGACGCTGGATGCCTTCCTGGCGGCGGGTTTTCACGTCGCCGCGCTGCTCAACGAGCCCTCGGCCGCGAGCCTCGAGTACGCCCACCGCTACCGCAACACCATCACCGCCAAACGCGAGTACGTCCTCGTATACGACCTCGGCGGGGGCACCTTCGACGCGTCGCTGCTGAGGATGACCGGCCACGCGCACGAGGTGGTCGTCAGCGAGGGCGTCCAGCGCCTCGGCGGGGACGACTTCGACGAGGCGATCCTCGACCTCGTCGCATCCCGGTCGGGTCTGCACGACCTGGATCCCGCCGCGCGGGACCTGCTGAAAGAGGAGTGCGCGGCCCGCAAGGAGGCGGTGGGGCCGCAGACGCGGCGCTTCCTGGTGGACCTGACCGGGGTCGCCGGGGCCGACCGGGCACCGTTTTCCTGCGCCGTCGACGACGTCTACGCCGTCTGTGCGCCGCTGGTGGACAGGACCGTGACGTTGCTGGATCGCGTGCTGCGCGAACCGACGCCGGGCGGCCGGGACGTGTCGTGGTCCGAGGTAGCCGGTATCTACGTGGTCGGCGGGGCCGGGAGCTTCCCGCTGGTGTCCCGGATGCTGCGGACGACGTTCGGCGAGAAGCGCGTGAAACGCTCACCGCACCCGTTCGCGGCCACGGCCATCGGCCTGGCGGTGTTCCTCGACAAGGAAGCAGGTTACGCGCTGTCCGAGCGGTTTTCGCGGAACTTCGGGGTGTTTCGCGAGGCGCAGGCCGGGGCCGGTGTCGTCTTCGACCCGATCGTGAGCAAGGACGCCGCGCTCCCCGCCGATGGGCGAACGCCGCTGGTGGTCAAGCGGACCTACCGGGCGGCGCACAACATCGGGCACTTCCGGTTCGTCGAATGCAGCCGGCTGGTCAACGGCCGCCCGGACGGCGACGTGACGCCCTACGATCCCGTCCTCTTCCCGTTCGACCCGGCCCTCTACGATCGGGAGGACCTGAAACGGCAGCCGGTCGGCCGCTGGAAAGACGGACCCGACGTCGAGGAACGCTACGTCATCGCCCCCACCGGCGCGGTGGAGGTGACCCTGACCACGCAGCCGGCCGGCTTCAAGCGCACATTCCGCCTGGAGCGGTGCGCTTCGGCGAGTGGTTAA
- a CDS encoding MCE family protein, with protein MRENLPGAIWRLAVFMVVCTLGLIAMLAIFAQLRFGNELPYKARFSNVSGLEAGNFVRIAGVEVGKVNKISIQDDGTAVVDFSADNTVVLTEGSKAVIRYQNLIGGRYLALQDGAGGTRQVRPGDTIPLSRTSPALDLDALIGGFRPLFHALDPNQINALSGELIKAFQGEGATIGSVLARTAALTNTLADRDRLIGQVIVNLNTVLGSLGDQSTQFAKSVDSLAQLLATLADRKRDIANGLAYANAAAGSIADLLAKGRAPLAKILHEGDRAGDLILADRDYFDDFLNTLPDAYQMLNRQGLYGDFFSFYLCELLFKVNGKGGQPVYVKVIGQPSGRCTPR; from the coding sequence ATGAGGGAGAACCTGCCCGGCGCCATCTGGCGCCTGGCCGTCTTCATGGTGGTGTGCACCCTCGGCCTGATCGCCATGCTGGCGATCTTCGCCCAACTGCGGTTCGGCAACGAGCTGCCGTACAAGGCGCGGTTCAGCAACGTGTCCGGGCTCGAGGCCGGCAACTTCGTCCGCATCGCGGGCGTCGAGGTCGGCAAGGTGAACAAGATCTCGATCCAGGACGACGGCACGGCCGTCGTCGACTTCAGCGCCGACAACACCGTCGTGTTGACCGAGGGCAGCAAGGCGGTCATCCGCTACCAGAACCTGATCGGCGGGCGTTACCTGGCGCTGCAAGACGGCGCCGGGGGCACCAGGCAAGTGCGGCCGGGCGACACCATTCCGCTATCCCGGACCTCGCCCGCGCTGGACCTGGACGCACTCATCGGCGGGTTCCGGCCGTTGTTTCATGCGTTGGACCCCAACCAGATCAACGCGTTGTCCGGCGAGCTGATCAAGGCGTTCCAGGGCGAGGGCGCCACCATCGGCTCCGTCCTGGCGCGCACCGCCGCGCTGACCAACACGCTCGCGGACCGGGATCGGTTGATCGGGCAGGTCATCGTCAATCTCAACACCGTGCTCGGCTCGCTCGGGGACCAGAGCACCCAGTTCGCCAAGAGCGTCGATTCGCTGGCCCAGCTGCTGGCCACGCTGGCCGACCGCAAGCGGGACATCGCCAACGGGCTCGCCTACGCCAACGCCGCGGCCGGCTCCATCGCCGACCTCCTCGCGAAAGGCCGTGCGCCGCTCGCGAAGATCCTCCACGAGGGTGACCGCGCCGGCGACCTCATCCTGGCCGACCGCGACTACTTCGACGACTTCCTCAACACCCTGCCGGACGCCTACCAGATGCTGAACCGGCAGGGCCTCTACGGCGACTTCTTCAGCTTCTACCTGTGTGAATTGCTGTTCAAGGTGAATGGCAAAGGCGGGCAACCGGTTTACGTCAAGGTGATCGGGCAGCCCTCGGGGAGGTGCACGCCGCGATGA
- a CDS encoding MlaE family ABC transporter permease: MMPAESVTKPLRSLGDFFAMSLDTFVAMVKLPFPWREFLLQTWFVARVSIIPTLLLTIPFTVLVVFTMNILLVEFGAADFSGTGAATASVTQIGPVVTVLVVAGTGATAMCADLGARAIHDELDALRVLGVDPVRRLAAPRVLAATVVAVSLVSLVTLVGLAGSFFFSVFVQHVTPGAFAAGLTLLTHLPDLILGLVKGALFGMAAALIACYKGISVGGGPQGVGNAVNETVVYSFIALFVINIVATAVYYTGPQ, from the coding sequence ATGATGCCCGCGGAGTCGGTCACCAAGCCGCTGCGCTCGCTCGGCGATTTCTTCGCCATGTCGCTCGACACGTTCGTCGCGATGGTCAAGCTGCCTTTCCCGTGGCGCGAATTTCTCCTGCAGACGTGGTTCGTGGCGCGGGTTTCCATCATCCCGACGCTGTTGCTGACGATCCCGTTCACCGTGCTCGTCGTGTTCACCATGAACATCCTCCTGGTCGAATTCGGGGCGGCCGACTTCTCCGGCACCGGCGCCGCGACCGCCTCGGTTACCCAGATCGGGCCGGTCGTGACCGTGCTCGTCGTCGCCGGCACCGGGGCAACCGCCATGTGTGCCGACCTGGGCGCTCGCGCCATCCACGATGAACTCGATGCGTTGCGGGTGCTCGGGGTCGATCCGGTCCGCCGGCTGGCGGCGCCGCGGGTGTTGGCGGCCACGGTCGTCGCGGTATCCCTGGTGTCGCTGGTGACGCTCGTGGGCCTGGCCGGGTCGTTCTTCTTCTCGGTCTTCGTCCAGCACGTCACGCCCGGCGCGTTCGCGGCGGGCCTGACGCTGCTGACGCACCTGCCCGACCTCATCCTCGGCCTGGTCAAGGGGGCGCTGTTCGGCATGGCGGCCGCCTTGATCGCCTGCTACAAGGGCATCTCCGTCGGTGGGGGCCCGCAAGGCGTCGGCAATGCCGTCAACGAGACCGTCGTCTACTCGTTCATCGCGCTGTTCGTGATCAACATCGTCGCGACCGCGGTCTACTACACGGGTCCGCAATGA
- a CDS encoding MCE family protein — protein sequence MSESRSEGLHPAWWTLILVVASVGVVGLTSALFSGSFKSYVPVTVTSDRAGLVMDRGGRVKMRGVQVGRVAQVTTGKDRVTLRLDLYPGQVGFIPANVGARIRATTFFSAKYVDLVYPSRPSPKRLAAGAVIGVDSVGTEVNTLFATLVGVLDEIDPAKLQGVLSALADGLRGQGAALGTGITDTVEVLRAINPRADTVRADIRAVKGAGDTYGAAAQDILRVLDAASVTAGTVSADSPALDSLLSGVVGLSRSGIALVGPNRDDLVRAVNLLDPTTSLLMKYNPELTCMLVGAKTALDTGWRDAMGGANGYSLIVDSTPLFGPDQYRFPQNLPIVGAKGGPGGRPGCGSLPDVAANWPLRQLITDTGWGTGLDIRPNPGIAFPGYADYLPVTRGIPEPPSIRYPGGPAPGPIPYPGAPPYGAPQYAADGTPLYPGLPPAPPPGAPPEPGSPPPGSEPAVIPAPAQLQPTPAPPPP from the coding sequence ATGTCGGAATCGCGCTCGGAGGGCCTGCATCCCGCGTGGTGGACGCTCATCCTGGTCGTCGCCAGCGTCGGCGTCGTCGGGCTGACGTCCGCCCTGTTCTCCGGTTCGTTCAAGTCGTATGTGCCGGTGACGGTCACGTCGGACCGGGCCGGCCTCGTCATGGACCGCGGCGGCAGGGTCAAGATGCGCGGCGTGCAGGTGGGCCGGGTCGCCCAGGTCACCACCGGCAAGGACCGGGTGACGCTCCGGCTGGACCTCTATCCGGGCCAGGTGGGATTCATTCCGGCCAACGTGGGAGCGCGCATCCGCGCTACCACGTTCTTCAGCGCCAAATACGTCGACCTGGTCTACCCGAGCCGGCCCAGTCCGAAGCGCCTGGCCGCCGGGGCCGTCATCGGGGTCGACAGCGTCGGCACCGAGGTGAACACCCTGTTCGCCACCCTTGTCGGCGTCCTCGACGAGATCGACCCGGCCAAGCTCCAGGGTGTGCTTTCCGCGCTGGCCGACGGCCTGCGCGGCCAGGGCGCCGCCCTCGGGACGGGCATCACCGACACCGTGGAGGTGCTGCGCGCGATCAATCCCCGCGCCGACACCGTCCGCGCGGACATCCGGGCGGTCAAGGGCGCCGGCGACACCTATGGCGCTGCCGCGCAGGACATCCTGCGGGTGCTCGATGCCGCGAGCGTCACCGCCGGCACGGTCAGCGCCGACTCGCCCGCGCTGGACTCGCTGCTCTCCGGGGTCGTCGGCCTTTCGCGTAGTGGCATCGCACTCGTCGGGCCCAACAGGGACGACCTCGTCCGGGCGGTGAATCTGCTCGATCCGACGACCAGCCTGCTGATGAAATACAACCCCGAGCTGACCTGCATGCTGGTCGGCGCCAAGACGGCGCTGGACACCGGGTGGCGGGACGCGATGGGTGGCGCCAACGGGTACTCGCTGATCGTCGACAGCACACCGTTATTCGGGCCGGACCAATACCGGTTTCCCCAGAACCTTCCGATCGTGGGCGCCAAGGGTGGTCCCGGCGGCCGGCCGGGTTGCGGGTCACTGCCGGACGTTGCCGCGAATTGGCCACTGCGCCAGTTGATCACGGATACCGGCTGGGGGACGGGCCTGGACATCCGGCCCAACCCCGGCATCGCCTTCCCCGGATACGCCGACTACTTGCCCGTCACCCGGGGGATTCCAGAACCGCCCAGCATCCGGTATCCCGGCGGCCCCGCGCCCGGGCCGATCCCGTACCCGGGCGCGCCTCCGTACGGTGCCCCGCAGTACGCCGCGGACGGGACACCCCTGTACCCCGGACTGCCCCCGGCGCCACCGCCGGGCGCGCCACCCGAACCGGGGTCCCCGCCACCGGGATCCGAGCCGGCCGTGATCCCGGCCCCCGCACAGCTACAGCCCACCCCCGCGCCACCGCCGCCCTGA
- a CDS encoding SpoIIAA family protein, translating to MLAGFPDDVAAFAFHGHITKADYDTVLIPGFEDRLSRHRKLRLYCEISPDLAGLGPGAVWADSKFGVDHYFDWDRCAIVSDVPWVKHVAKLSELFGFLWPGKYRTFTEAQADEARRWITEADGSRGAA from the coding sequence ATGCTTGCCGGCTTCCCCGACGACGTTGCCGCATTCGCTTTTCATGGGCACATCACGAAAGCCGATTACGACACGGTGTTGATACCGGGTTTCGAAGACCGGCTGAGTCGCCACCGAAAGCTGCGGTTGTATTGCGAAATCTCGCCCGATTTGGCGGGTCTCGGGCCGGGTGCCGTGTGGGCCGATTCGAAGTTCGGTGTGGACCATTACTTCGATTGGGACCGCTGCGCGATCGTCAGCGACGTGCCGTGGGTGAAGCACGTGGCCAAACTCAGCGAACTTTTCGGGTTCCTGTGGCCCGGGAAGTACCGCACGTTCACCGAGGCCCAAGCCGACGAAGCGCGCCGATGGATCACGGAGGCCGACGGCAGCCGCGGGGCCGCATGA
- a CDS encoding DUF732 domain-containing protein → MTRHGALRTLLTTATAASTGALLWMDPPAARADAVAYLVNVTARPGYNFPSAEAALAYGNGICTKVRAGERYPQLMADVKTDFGTTDEYQASYLIGQAVGELCPAQIWPLRQSAAGYVPTGW, encoded by the coding sequence ATGACCCGGCATGGGGCGCTGCGCACACTGCTGACGACGGCGACCGCAGCGTCGACGGGTGCCCTGCTGTGGATGGACCCGCCCGCCGCGCGGGCCGACGCGGTGGCCTACCTCGTCAATGTGACGGCGCGCCCGGGCTATAACTTCCCCAGCGCCGAGGCCGCGTTGGCGTACGGGAACGGCATCTGCACAAAGGTGCGCGCCGGTGAGCGCTACCCGCAGCTGATGGCAGACGTCAAGACCGACTTCGGCACCACCGACGAGTATCAGGCGTCATATCTGATCGGCCAAGCGGTGGGGGAGCTATGCCCCGCACAGATCTGGCCGTTGCGGCAATCTGCCGCCGGGTATGTGCCGACGGGGTGGTGA
- a CDS encoding oxidoreductase, producing MSTWLVTGCSTGLGRAVAEAVLGAGHNAVVTARDPAKVSDLAEAAPERALAVTLDVTKPDQVASAVDRADKRFGGVDVLVNNAGYGYRAAVEEGNDSEVRNLFETHFFGTVAMIKAVLPGMRARRSGAIVNISSIGAQVTPVGSGYYAAAKAAMEGMSGSLRGELAPLGISVTVVEPGAFRTDFAGRSLVQSATIIDDYANTAGRRRKENDTMHGNQTGDPAKAGAAIIAAVEAPEPPGFLLLGPDALAIYRYVTEQRANEIAAWEDLTSGTDFER from the coding sequence ATGTCCACGTGGCTCGTCACCGGCTGCTCGACCGGCCTTGGTCGCGCGGTGGCCGAAGCCGTCCTCGGGGCGGGCCACAACGCCGTGGTTACCGCGCGCGACCCCGCGAAAGTGAGCGACCTGGCCGAGGCGGCGCCGGAACGCGCGCTCGCCGTCACTCTCGACGTCACCAAGCCCGACCAGGTGGCCTCGGCCGTCGACCGCGCCGACAAGCGATTCGGTGGCGTGGACGTGCTGGTCAACAACGCCGGCTACGGCTATCGCGCCGCCGTCGAAGAGGGCAACGATTCCGAGGTGCGAAACCTGTTCGAGACGCACTTCTTTGGCACCGTCGCGATGATCAAAGCCGTGCTGCCGGGCATGCGGGCACGCCGCAGCGGCGCGATCGTCAACATCTCCTCGATCGGCGCTCAGGTCACCCCGGTGGGATCGGGCTATTACGCGGCGGCGAAGGCCGCGATGGAGGGCATGAGCGGGTCCCTGCGCGGCGAGCTGGCCCCGCTGGGCATCTCGGTGACGGTCGTCGAGCCCGGCGCCTTCCGCACCGACTTCGCTGGCCGTTCCCTCGTGCAGTCCGCGACGATCATCGACGACTACGCGAACACCGCGGGGCGCCGCCGCAAGGAGAACGACACCATGCATGGCAACCAGACCGGCGATCCGGCGAAGGCCGGCGCGGCGATCATCGCGGCGGTCGAAGCGCCCGAGCCTCCGGGTTTCCTGCTGCTGGGCCCGGACGCCCTGGCGATCTACCGCTACGTGACCGAGCAACGCGCGAACGAGATCGCCGCATGGGAAGACCTCACGAGCGGGACTGACTTCGAGCGCTGA
- a CDS encoding ABC transporter permease, translating into MSADGAAQPRFAWLPHLAGGVAARWNSVGGQVKFYAMTATEMRTAFVRYGKEIIRLIAQMSLGTGALAVIGGTVVIVGFLTLSTGAVIAVQGYNQLSGIGVEAMTGFISAYVNVRIISPAVAGVGLAATIGAGATAQLGAMRIADEIDALEVMAVRSVAYLVSTRVVAGVVVVIPLYCVAVVCAFQAARFGTTGIYGQSTGVYDHYFRTFLNSTDLLWSFVTVIIAATAIMLVHTYYGYNASGGPAGVGRAVGHSVRTSLIVLTLIVLAISLSVHGQSGHFNLSG; encoded by the coding sequence ATGAGCGCCGACGGCGCGGCGCAGCCGCGATTCGCGTGGCTGCCGCACCTGGCCGGCGGCGTTGCGGCCCGCTGGAACAGTGTCGGCGGGCAGGTCAAGTTCTATGCGATGACGGCTACCGAGATGCGGACCGCCTTTGTCCGGTACGGCAAGGAAATAATCCGCCTGATCGCCCAGATGAGCCTGGGCACCGGCGCGCTGGCGGTGATCGGCGGCACGGTGGTGATCGTCGGCTTCCTCACGCTGTCGACCGGTGCGGTCATCGCGGTCCAGGGCTACAACCAGCTGTCGGGCATCGGGGTCGAGGCGATGACGGGATTCATCTCCGCCTACGTCAACGTGCGCATCATTTCGCCCGCCGTGGCCGGCGTCGGGCTGGCCGCGACGATCGGCGCGGGCGCCACCGCGCAACTGGGCGCGATGCGGATCGCCGACGAGATCGACGCGCTCGAGGTGATGGCGGTCCGGTCGGTCGCCTACCTGGTCTCCACCCGGGTGGTGGCGGGAGTCGTGGTGGTCATTCCGCTGTACTGCGTGGCGGTGGTGTGTGCCTTCCAGGCGGCGCGGTTCGGCACGACGGGGATCTACGGCCAGTCAACGGGCGTGTACGACCACTACTTTCGCACGTTCCTCAATTCGACGGACCTGCTGTGGTCGTTCGTCACGGTCATCATCGCCGCGACCGCCATCATGCTCGTCCACACCTACTACGGCTACAACGCCTCGGGCGGGCCGGCCGGGGTCGGCCGGGCCGTCGGTCACTCGGTTCGTACGTCGCTGATCGTGTTGACGCTCATCGTGTTGGCCATCTCGCTTTCCGTGCACGGTCAATCCGGCCACTTCAATCTGTCGGGGTAG